From Pseudomonas poae, the proteins below share one genomic window:
- the gloB gene encoding hydroxyacylglutathione hydrolase has product MIQISALPAFTDNYIWLLQDPHTQRCVVVDPGDAAPVLAWLKQNPQWALSDILVTHHHHDHVGGVEQLKNLTDAKVYGPAHETIPARDVALQDNDRINVLGWDFDVYAVPGHTLGHIAFYHPGVLLCGDTLFAAGCGRLFEGTPEQMHTSLERLAALPADTLVYCTHEYTQSNLKFAQAVEPDNADIAKRVEHVNQLRARGEMTLPSNLALEKRTNPFLRTAETSVKQKADERNGRDNRSGAEVFASLRAWKDKF; this is encoded by the coding sequence ATGATACAGATCAGTGCCCTGCCCGCCTTCACCGATAACTACATCTGGTTGTTACAGGACCCGCACACCCAACGCTGCGTCGTGGTCGACCCTGGCGACGCCGCGCCCGTGCTGGCCTGGCTCAAGCAGAACCCGCAATGGGCCCTGAGCGACATCCTGGTGACCCACCATCACCATGATCATGTCGGCGGCGTCGAACAACTCAAAAATCTGACCGACGCCAAGGTCTACGGCCCGGCGCATGAAACGATCCCGGCGCGGGATGTGGCCCTGCAGGATAACGACCGCATCAACGTGCTGGGCTGGGATTTCGATGTCTACGCCGTGCCCGGCCACACCCTGGGCCACATCGCCTTTTATCATCCGGGCGTGTTGCTGTGTGGCGACACCCTGTTCGCCGCCGGTTGCGGGCGCCTGTTCGAAGGCACGCCAGAGCAGATGCACACCTCGCTCGAGCGCCTGGCCGCGCTGCCGGCCGACACGTTGGTGTACTGCACCCACGAGTACACACAAAGTAACCTCAAATTTGCCCAGGCGGTGGAGCCGGACAATGCCGATATCGCCAAACGGGTGGAACACGTCAACCAATTGCGGGCCCGCGGCGAGATGACGCTGCCCTCCAACCTGGCCCTGGAAAAACGTACTAACCCTTTTTTACGTACCGCTGAAACATCCGTTAAACAAAAAGCGGACGAACGGAATGGACGCGACAACCGCTCTGGGGCCGAGGTGTTTGCTAGTTTGAGGGCATGGAAAGATAAGTTCTAA